TGAGGGAAATTTGGTTCGACATGATACAAATTCATATTGCAATACTGCAATCTATCCGAAAAATGGttatcttttttactttttggACAAAAACAGTTGTAAtcttttctaataaaatatgaataaaaggAATAAACAACAAATTTTATCAGTGTTACTTTATATATGTGCATTTGAAGAAATACGACACCTGTTTTCTTATTTCTATTTCTAGAAAACCAGCACATTGTttcaactaaaattttataaataatttgcaATAAAACTTGGTAGGAAAACCACAGTAAGGAGTCTTTTTcgttatatatttttgttatattctAGACGGATTGACtaactaaattattaatagttgattgatttattgattttcttggGTATTCAttgtatttgaataaaataaatttgtattctctataaaactttatttttaattttgtaaaaaatattacatgttttaatttttataaaagttttataCAAGTAATTTTAATCTCACCTTAACATTAACAtatattattgaataatttttttttccagatatttttataatattagaaaatgttcctacacataaaataaaatgatcttAAAGTTTGATTTCTCATTCCATATTTACATTACTTTTCTCACGAGTTTATGccgtttaaaaaattcatatttaatttctctcaagttaaatttttttaaacttttgtacaagaattttttataatattctaaataaaattgtaaaaaaattattcaaaaatttaaaatttaaataataaataaacatgtTTCATTAGAGCAATGACTAAAAGGGCTTGAAGGacaattttataaggactaaaaaatgtaatgtttttaaatataatctaaaaacaaatttttgaaattttatatggaTTAAAAACCTATTCAACtcaatatgtttttaatttttaaaaattataatgcttgtttttagtctctattaaaaaaattcgcattcaaaatttaaaatatgtcatttttaatctttgaaattcaattttagttctctttgatgttttttttctaaaaataacttCTTTATGTGTTTCATCAAGATAGAGGGTTATAACTAAATAGTACTCCCTCTTTTCctatttacaagaaaaagtaggtcaacaaaaattgatttatttggtataaatttaaattgatttatttgataaaaattttgaatcgaatatatcaacttttattgatctattttttcttataaataaaaacggATGAAATATTTCTCTATACATACTATATCACGTATAAATATTCCACTtccacaaattaaaaaaaatcccaTCAATATTACAAAAGTGCATGgacaaaaaattacatatttagaaaattgagaaataaagatatatcacttttttaataaatgactaaaaatgAACTTTATGACATTTTGGGAgctaaaaagtatatttaacatttttctttaataatgaCGACACTTCCTTGATTTTATTGTaataaagattttatatttgcaTCCATAAGTTAATTAGTACCTCcattcattcaaaataaaagaattattgTCTCTATCTTTATATGGAAAGACATTATTGTAAAaattgttagataatattattatatattaatagtaagggtattttaaacatctctatttttatatatatatatatatatatatatatatatatatatatatactaattgtaactctattaactttagtttagttcattctatgttatgaaaccctaaagtggttgtttctcttcttcctcttttcattgttaacaaaaataattgtcTCGTTAGATCTTTTTTCAAACTACAATAtgctttaattattttttccatAAAAACACTCCTAATTAAATTGAGATAATCcagaaatcaatattttttttttgtctttttataattaaacgATAGTTAAAAGAGCATATACATTATTTATAAGTTTAATACAAGTACTATTTTTCTTAACTTTTGTGTATTGGTCaataagaaaataatgaatataGAGTTGTTATGTGATAATGGCTGGTCTTGGAGGGAAGGTTTAAtcttatagtaataataaatataattataatcgACAGCTTTGCTTCACAAAAAGCAgtgatttgatttattttatgtattatagaTTTTATTATCATTGTAATAAGATATATCATtatcttatttaaaataatgatatttttaccaaaaaaaataatatatatttttacttttgaaGATGAAGTTATAGATCTTTTGAAGATGAAGCTCTTCAATGGGTGAGAGAATTGATCCTCTacaatatcttttttaattaagatCATAAGTGAATTTTTAATTGTCTACACGAGTTTATTGATCAGGTCTCTAAGTTTGGAGCTATTTCGAAGTCTTGCAAACTCACTCTTAATTCTTTTACAAACTATGGTAGTAGATTTGTTATAGGAGATTTGATAGGTAATATTCATGGTATTAACTATCatgttaaaaaaagaataatgttAACTATCTCATTGCTATTGCGTCTATCAAAAGGaaacttttataaattaaaattttatttacgaTTTACTAAATCATAGTATAGATAAAAAAAAGCTTAGTTtaaattataatgaaaattatatttttttttgtaaaactttgattatgagaaaattattaataataattttgaattaaaaaaacaaagagaaaaatatttaaataattaataattataatttttataagtgTAAATGAtgtttaagttaaaaataaaaaagttgattatatttttaatttctataaaaaatatttctacttTTAATCTCCAGAATTTCTTAATCATCGTTCTCTGTCTATAAAGGATTAAATATGTTAATTCATTCTTTTGAAAAGCAATAAtgccttttataaaataaaaaagtaatgttacttttatccaaaaatataataatacttgaaagtcataattttgttttgacGTGTGTttcaattaacatttaatttgacaaaattacaataatcctataattttaatgaaaaattcaaaatttatatttgacgaaaatctatatatttttgCCTAAATCACGATCAATTAAAAAATGCACTCAATGAGTGTGCTACGAGATGGCTGTCCCATACTTCCATTGTACATGTTTTGGAGCACATCATTTAaatacacacaaaaatatataatttatttattggctaaattacatttgtggtcccttaacttaatttcaggtaacgttttagtcctttatcttttttttcccgacttgtattttaattttaagtgacaatttgatattttatattttaaaatttcaacaattttatccttttttatacaaaaattcaaaaaaaaattcaatcaaaactcataaaattaattatattcttcaatataatacaaatttcatcaaattcgtaacgcaaatcttcaataaactcatattttcatactttatttgatattgttagcctttatttattttagaaatacaCATTATTTAATTTCTCTTTTAAGAATGTATGTGCGCCTAAATATGGTGTTAAAATCCACTTTGTGTTGTTGGGTGTGGTAGATAGGAGACACTATCATTAATTAATAGGGCAACGGAATATGCATTTCAATGTAAATTCCATTTcttattttttcatataataataaAGTTATACCCAAAAGTTGGAATTTGACAGAGCATCAGCATAATGCTCTTATacacaaattaaatcaaataacaaaCTATATATCATGACTAATGTGAGTGTCTTAAAATTGCAATATGTGGTGTCTCATTGTCTTCATCATCTCCATCAGAAATTGATGAGTCATCATCAGGATCCTGATAGGAAGAGGAAAAATAATTCATTAGTTATGTGGTTGCATATCAAACTCAGAATATGTGTGTGTCCAAACAAAAGATGTTGAAAAATGGAAAGTATTGAACCTGATTATAATGACGCTGGATACTTTTATGAAAGGCTCCCATAGTCCTAATAATTATGCACATAGGTATAATAATTCCAATGGCCCTTAGCATAAAGATCTACAAACACAATGCATAATGTTAGAATATCAATTATAGTTTTctctcatttttaattttaaaagtggAAACTAATTAGTAAGTACTTACTGTAAGAATTGTAAAGGGATATTCTTCCATTCCATTTGTAAGCAAAGCAAAAAGATGTCTTAAAAGTAATATGAAAGTAAActgcaaaaacaaaaacagaaaaACAGCTACTTAAACCACTTTTAGAGTTagcttaaattaattttcaaagttTTGTAAATCTGAGGGCCTAAATCACACAATCACGCAAAATCAAACCGTTAGAATTTTAACttagaaaattgaaattgaaagacTAATTTACAGTATCCATAACCTGAATAGTGCTGGAAATAGGTAAAGGTTGGATTATACTTTGCAATTTAGTCTActttaaaatgttgtttaattttaaattattcctTGTTATTGGTCAATTTTTAAggtttgatttaatattttttaactgaGAAGTCTGGAAAGTTTGTTTAAAAATCTACTTCgctaattttttatgataatttacaATGTTTAAATTGTGAGGATGGGGTAGACTTTTATAAATAGACTAAGAAGTTAATATGTTAAcgaaattaagttttattttcatACCTCAATCTTTTAGAGAATctaacattataataatacagTTTAGgttaattgcagtttttgtcctcttattttagctgaattatAAAAGTAGttcctctattttatttatccccagttttggttctccaaacagaattttggtccaaaacttatgaagtttgatttttttgcgtttatttaagtcacaacACGCCTCAAAATCTCGTGGTACATACCTGAAATCTATAATTATCGATTAGAGAATCCAAATCCtaaatttactataaaaaaaattatgattgcTTATCCAATCTCCTATATTTACTcactttataaattttttatcacaTCTTAATTTAAAAACGGATGAAGAAACTTAGGGACATATAAAGAACTTTGTAAAGAgaacgaaaagaaaaaaatgcataaGCCTGAAGGTCAATGCCATATGGAAACAACACCCATTGACCACAAGTAGGCAATGCAATCAACATTGGAGTCTTTGACCCATTAATTATCTTCCAAATCTAAAAATGCATGTATAGACCTTTTTATGATTAGCAAATATACTAgtactaattaaatttaaacaataagAATAATCCCACAGTCTCtacataaagaaaataataacccCCTTTAATGttgattataaacaaaaaagttaaaaatatagtAATGCTTACAGCAATTGCGAGTGATCGAAAACAAGACGTGGTTCTATCTGCAGCATCTGTGCATTGAGAGTAATTGTTGTCTGTTGTTACAGCTTCAACTTCAACTTCAACTATACCAACTACTATTCTTCTGTTTAACGTCTCTTCCTCCCCCCTTGATATTTCAAGGCTCTCTCTGTCAATTGCATTGCGTTAGCCCACTcatattttaattctaaaacAATGTCCCTTAGAATTATGGAGTGATTAAGGATAAATAATTAGTTGCAAGGCACTTTGATTGAATTCCACGCTGGAATGTTGAGTAACATTCACAAATTCCAAgccaataaatttaaaattaagttgcATTCAATTTAAGCATGTGACCATATATATTCAACTATATACGAATAATTATATAATAGGGGAATCACCTAATGCTCAATGCTGCATCAGATTTTTGAGATTTCTTTGGCGGTGCTGTATATCCAGGTTCATATTGCTgcaaaagtaattataataaattaaacttaatcagtttttcttttttttttcacataaacaaataacaaacaccACATAAAACTTACACATAAATGTTAAACTAGACATAAGTTTATAATTTCTAATCatcaaatataaactttttccattaaaaaatatgtaactcAAGCTTTTGggttaaattttctaaaaaacaaGCTTTTGGGTTAATGAAgaggtataataataataataataataataataataataataataataataataataattattattattattattattattataatatagaCCCTATGtcctaaaatataaaatggaaataaagattaaaaagaattaaaatcaaagTTAGTTTTGTCTTCTAAAGAAAGAAATAAGCatttcaatataataataataataaattatattattattatacagaTCCTATttcctaaaatataaaatggaaataaagattaaaaggaattaaaatcaaAGTTAGTTTTGTGttctaaaaaaagaaataagcatttcaatataaaaataaaaatgaaatttcaatgCAGAAAGAATTTAACATTACACAGGTTTTGTAGCATTTCAGAAGAAACTGAAGCTTCATATACCTGTAGACAAATTTCACAAGTAGTATTTCCTTTTTCATTACACCATGTCTGAATGCAATCTCTATGAGCAAACTACAAAGAAACATAACACAGGTATTGTATTGATCATTAGAAAATTcccaaaatcaaaatgaaaaaaagaaaagtgaaACCCAGAAAAGCTTTAGGAATTCTGATTTTACCTTAACCGTACCAGAACAAGCACAAGGAGCTTCTAAGCTTTTGAAGCTCTCAAATTCTTCTTCGTGACATATTCTACAACGAGGAAACCcagaaaatgattttaaatcatcaaccAACAATACAACTTCTCCCATGTTTTTTACAACCAAAGAGAACTTTGTGTTTCTTAAAACTTCACGCTTGGTTTTCAAATTGTGTCTCGTTGTACTCTGTTTCTCTCTGTTCTCGTTTCTCTAAAATATGtgctttatatataaaattaaaaatgtggaTTTACAATATTGTCCTTGTAttgtttttcaagaaaaatagtTTGTCAATATTGATAAGACCTCCCcccattttttaattattttttttgtatttatttatctacttcctttttaacaaaattatttatataccTTTGACCCCTTAAATTGGTAAATAGACTTACAAATGAGAGTCAAAGAAAACCTTATGTTGGCCTACTTGGAAGCATAGAGTATTTAAGTTGGTCAAAATAAAAGATAGAAAACATACAGGGGcattattaatttgttgaagAATTCCTTGATTTTATAAAGAGAAGTCTAGAGCTATGGCAATATAAATTatggatattttttatttgagatttatcttttttatttaccaatctaaatttttatttaccAAGCTAGGGTTAAatagtaaatattttaatttaagatgttacttttttttatttaccaaTTTAgggtttaaataaaaaaatactttaactacattgattatatatttgaattattacCTCCGTCTCtaaatataatattcttttaaaaaaaattgtctttttttatAAGGTCATATTTAAATTGTCAactgcattaattatttttttattgacttatcaataattaatatatactttttctataacaaataataaatactattataaaaatattaattaactatctcttgagagataaaattataaaatcaagaTCAGTTGTCCACAGATTAAATATCATattcaactttttaaattttcatcaattgaTTAAAGTGATCTTATTATATTAAGGGATGGAGGTAGCTAGTACAAATATGCAAAAGGTgacattcaaatttttaaaatacttttaaagaTGTATCTTGTATACTTAATAGTTGTTTGGTGAGATTTACAGAAAGAACCCATGGCCTAtatataaattcttttaaatttatttgtatgaAACTctaataaacatattttaacTTAGAATTGAGTATATCTATGTTTGCTTGAAATCAACTTTAAGTTAGGAACGAAATAatcaaagaaaaatgtttttctttctaaGTCTAAatgttaaaagtttaaataCTAAATAAAATACAGGGCtcaaatgaagaagaaaaaaaaaaccaaacgTATAGTGATTTGAAGCTATAATCAAAAGAATAGAGTGTTCGAAGCAAACCTCACTAGAAGTCCTACAATTTGAATGGTAGTTTTTGCACATAGCAAGTCCATTTGAAGAGGCAATTTCACATGAACAATAAGCATAACAGAAACCTCTCCAAGAATGTGTGCCAATAAAAGTATAGGAccgatataaattatttttacatgtCCAAATAATGAGATTATCTATTaatgttgatattattaaattaaatattttaaattcgaactcaaattttaaagttgtgtgtgaatttttttataaaaagatagAGAGACGTAGACACTGCAATTATAATTGAGatatcactttttatttttatttaactcaagttattttttattttcatttgctTAAATTAAATGGAGCTGTTCATTGATGTAACTGTTAGAAAACTTAGTTtaagaataattaattatattgagtaaaaaataatgattaataaaattgttatttatttactaGTGCTATTTAAGAGCAATGTCTTTCGCTCAAGAACGAAAAAGAACAATATCTTTAAAcgatgaaatataatttttttagaagagatgatataattattataaaaaatttataaataaattagagttaaattcaaatttaatttaataatttcaacGTTTACCAAAATTAGATGTTAAGGAttaaatttgacatattttattaAGTGTTGTCTTGacaaattaaataatgattATACTAGTTTTCTTCTCTGTCAACTATAGTGACATTACAAATGCAAGAATGAACTCAAA
The genomic region above belongs to Cicer arietinum cultivar CDC Frontier isolate Library 1 chromosome 4, Cicar.CDCFrontier_v2.0, whole genome shotgun sequence and contains:
- the LOC101504360 gene encoding uncharacterized protein, whose protein sequence is MGEVVLLVDDLKSFSGFPRCRICHEEEFESFKSLEAPCACSGTVKFAHRDCIQTWCNEKGNTTCEICLQQYEPGYTAPPKKSQKSDAALSIRESLEISRGEEETLNRRIVVGIVEVEVEAVTTDNNYSQCTDAADRTTSCFRSLAIAFTFILLLRHLFALLTNGMEEYPFTILTIFMLRAIGIIIPMCIIIRTMGAFHKSIQRHYNQDPDDDSSISDGDDEDNETPHIAILRHSH